One Campylobacterota bacterium DNA segment encodes these proteins:
- a CDS encoding transglutaminase domain-containing protein, whose product MRTKNLFLSIITVFATVFIYRNYISDEEYTVPKHISVGKGFATNFINVSDAVKEKTNSITMQCEKNDCKAKAIHDYVKKINYTYQNEINKRPTEVIKYGGDCDEKSQLMASMLKAINVKSVLIYTNDHAFIAVEMENEKNLMKPYAKLEIEGKNYYYAETTDKNAYIGAFNNIDPKDFIAIYDVENEYKIKIEKAKFRLIS is encoded by the coding sequence ATGAGAACAAAAAATTTATTTTTAAGCATCATAACCGTGTTCGCAACAGTGTTTATATACCGCAATTACATATCAGATGAAGAATATACTGTACCAAAACATATAAGCGTAGGAAAAGGTTTTGCGACAAATTTTATTAACGTAAGTGATGCTGTAAAAGAAAAAACCAATTCAATTACTATGCAATGCGAAAAAAATGACTGTAAAGCAAAAGCAATACACGACTACGTTAAAAAAATAAATTACACTTATCAAAATGAAATCAATAAAAGACCGACCGAAGTAATAAAATACGGCGGGGACTGCGATGAAAAAAGCCAGTTAATGGCGTCAATGTTAAAAGCAATAAATGTGAAAAGCGTATTGATATATACAAACGATCACGCGTTTATAGCGGTCGAAATGGAAAATGAAAAAAACCTAATGAAACCATACGCGAAATTAGAAATAGAAGGAAAGAATTATTATTATGCAGAAACAACCGATAAGAACGCTTATATAGGAGCATTCAATAATATCGATCCAAAAGATTTTATAGCAATCTATGACGTAGAAAACGAATACAAAATAAAAATCGAAAAAGCAAAATTTAGATTAATCAGCTAA
- a CDS encoding helix-turn-helix domain-containing protein has product MSAQLRKSYSNNFTITPNHIINDEKISLKAKGLYLYLISKPDNWAFSADRIAKESKDGEDSVKSALKELEKHGYLDRRQNNKKGNFGSMIYTISDVPLPLGENPPTDTVRGKTASGKTVSGKSPDLIKKREVKNNTERENVSYVEIVDDFSDHRFPHIENFLDFVCKSSRVKNPFAYRAQIRASLLDEKNKRHKKTLYAYETFARRSAVNNFPAGFDVFGVYESLGF; this is encoded by the coding sequence ATGTCTGCACAACTGCGTAAATCTTACAGTAACAATTTTACCATAACCCCGAATCATATTATCAACGATGAGAAAATAAGTCTCAAGGCTAAAGGTTTGTATCTCTATTTGATTTCCAAACCTGACAACTGGGCTTTTTCTGCTGATCGTATTGCCAAAGAGTCTAAAGACGGTGAAGATAGCGTTAAATCTGCGCTTAAAGAACTCGAAAAACATGGTTATCTTGATCGTAGGCAGAATAATAAAAAAGGTAATTTCGGCTCTATGATTTACACCATTTCTGACGTTCCTTTACCGTTAGGGGAAAATCCCCCGACGGATACCGTTAGGGGAAAAACCGCCAGCGGAAAAACCGTCAGCGGAAAATCCCCTGATTTAATAAAAAAGAGAGAAGTAAAAAATAATACTGAGAGAGAGAATGTATCTTATGTTGAGATTGTCGATGATTTTTCGGATCATCGTTTTCCTCACATTGAGAATTTTCTAGATTTCGTATGTAAATCTTCTCGTGTCAAAAACCCCTTCGCCTATCGTGCTCAGATTCGTGCTTCCTTGTTGGACGAAAAAAACAAGCGTCATAAAAAAACGCTTTACGCTTACGAAACATTTGCTCGCCGCTCTGCGGTCAATAATTTCCCTGCTGGATTTGACGTCTTTGGGGTTTATGAGTCATTAGGCTTTTAA
- a CDS encoding ABC transporter permease, with the protein MRLRIIRAYIYKELVELVRSRFIVMVFLLPTMLLLLFGYGIRMEVTGARTLIIDNDNSTLSQRLIAKFEHSRYFRTQVEPISEVQALGRIKQAKADVIVVIPESFEKRLLHNQRTAIGVFVDAAFPSRGVTIETYVRGVILDAASGLGAVGNTTLIRINQRTLFNQAMRDEDAIVPGLIGLVLLVSPAILGALLIVKEKERGTIFNFYASPLSKWEFLTAKLIPAFLLHSLNIFVLFLWAVYVFDVPFRGSFWLYWIASEVYLLISISIGMLISVVTRTQIVAVVLTIIITIIPGFMYSGIIMPISSMSGPSQIEAHIFPVMYYNHILYDVFLIGEGIESEKTVRYLGIMFLYALTLLGLGRLFLRKELR; encoded by the coding sequence ATGAGACTCCGCATCATCCGGGCTTATATTTATAAAGAACTCGTCGAACTGGTCCGTTCGCGCTTTATTGTCATGGTTTTTTTGCTGCCGACGATGCTTTTGCTGCTTTTCGGTTACGGGATACGGATGGAGGTGACCGGGGCGCGTACGCTGATTATCGACAACGACAACAGCACACTTTCCCAGCGCCTTATCGCCAAATTCGAGCACTCTCGTTATTTCCGTACACAGGTAGAGCCGATCAGCGAAGTCCAGGCGCTCGGGCGTATCAAACAGGCCAAAGCCGACGTCATCGTCGTCATCCCCGAGTCGTTTGAAAAACGGCTGCTCCACAACCAGCGTACCGCCATCGGGGTATTCGTGGACGCAGCGTTTCCGAGTCGGGGCGTCACGATCGAAACGTATGTACGCGGGGTCATCCTCGATGCCGCATCGGGTCTTGGAGCCGTTGGAAATACCACCTTGATACGTATCAATCAGCGGACCCTTTTCAACCAGGCGATGCGCGACGAAGACGCTATCGTTCCAGGGCTGATCGGCCTGGTTTTGCTCGTCTCGCCGGCCATTCTCGGAGCATTGCTGATCGTCAAGGAAAAAGAGCGGGGGACGATTTTCAACTTTTACGCCTCCCCCCTCTCGAAATGGGAGTTTCTCACGGCCAAGCTGATCCCCGCGTTCCTGCTCCATTCGCTTAATATTTTCGTCCTTTTCCTGTGGGCGGTTTATGTTTTCGACGTTCCGTTCCGAGGGAGTTTCTGGCTCTATTGGATCGCATCGGAAGTCTATCTGCTCATCAGCATCTCGATCGGCATGCTCATCTCCGTCGTGACCCGGACCCAGATCGTCGCGGTGGTTCTCACCATCATCATCACGATCATCCCCGGATTTATGTATTCGGGGATCATCATGCCCATTTCCTCCATGAGCGGCCCGTCGCAAATCGAGGCCCACATCTTCCCGGTCATGTACTACAACCATATTCTCTACGATGTCTTTTTGATCGGGGAGGGGATCGAATCGGAAAAAACGGTGCGCTACCTGGGGATCATGTTTTTGTATGCGCTCACCCTTCTGGGTCTGGGACGGCTGTTTCTGCGCAAGGAGCTCAGATGA
- a CDS encoding ABC transporter permease gives MNRTFWAIVGKEMLSFIRSWQLVLVVLYSFTVEVYIAGSGIEINPRNVAVGYVDDTGGGISQKILARLHGPEFLPPQRFRSQEELSRAIFDKEIIVGIVFDADFEKNLRRGQSTQLNVLLDATAASQAYTTMGYLQSILLDIAAPDIRVDVASHKLFNENADNHTFMALTEMLSIITMLTVILTAVVFVKEKEQGTWDIMLLMPVDPKLIILAKSFSQVLIVMAGIVISLGFIVLGAFATPLNGSFAAFALLSFFYVCASAGIGLFIAAIARDVMQVAQLSIIVMMPLIFLSGAWTPIYAMHPVLQVVSLASPLRYYIEGTESIFYRGSGWIDLLPYFGGVIAVGGIMYWIGFRKIGRLF, from the coding sequence ATGAACCGGACGTTCTGGGCCATCGTGGGTAAAGAGATGCTGTCGTTCATACGCTCTTGGCAGCTTGTCCTCGTCGTTTTGTATTCGTTCACGGTCGAAGTCTACATTGCGGGAAGCGGTATCGAAATCAATCCGCGCAACGTTGCGGTCGGCTACGTCGACGACACCGGAGGGGGAATCAGCCAAAAAATCCTTGCACGGCTGCATGGTCCCGAATTCCTCCCGCCGCAGCGTTTCCGTTCCCAAGAAGAGCTTAGCCGCGCGATATTCGACAAAGAGATCATCGTGGGAATCGTCTTCGACGCCGATTTTGAAAAAAACCTCCGACGGGGCCAAAGTACGCAGCTCAACGTCCTCCTCGACGCTACGGCAGCCTCGCAGGCCTATACGACGATGGGATATTTGCAGAGTATCCTTCTTGATATTGCCGCGCCCGACATCCGGGTCGACGTCGCCAGCCACAAACTTTTCAACGAAAATGCCGACAATCACACCTTCATGGCGCTGACCGAAATGCTTTCCATCATCACGATGCTGACCGTTATCCTCACCGCCGTAGTCTTCGTCAAAGAAAAAGAGCAGGGGACCTGGGACATCATGCTTCTCATGCCCGTCGACCCCAAGCTGATCATTCTGGCCAAATCGTTTTCCCAGGTACTGATCGTGATGGCTGGGATCGTCATATCCCTGGGATTCATCGTACTCGGTGCCTTTGCAACGCCGCTCAACGGCTCGTTTGCGGCATTTGCGCTACTGAGTTTCTTTTACGTCTGTGCCAGCGCGGGCATCGGGCTTTTCATCGCCGCGATCGCACGCGACGTGATGCAGGTGGCACAACTCTCTATCATCGTCATGATGCCCCTCATTTTCCTCAGCGGTGCCTGGACGCCCATATACGCCATGCACCCGGTGTTGCAGGTTGTATCGCTCGCTTCCCCCCTGCGGTATTACATCGAGGGGACCGAAAGCATCTTCTACCGAGGCAGCGGATGGATCGATCTGCTTCCCTATTTCGGAGGGGTTATTGCGGTGGGAGGTATCATGTACTGGATCGGATTTCGTAAAATAGGGCGGTTGTTCTAG
- a CDS encoding PAS domain-containing protein encodes MEYTLADTDFLVSQTDSKGIILFANEDFCKIAGYKLEELIGKPHNIVRHPDMPKAAFKDLWETVKSGRVWKGYVKNATKNGGYYWVFATVYPNIACGESDHGYMSCRRKASPAEIKAAEELYKTMR; translated from the coding sequence ATGGAATACACGCTTGCCGACACCGATTTTCTGGTGTCTCAGACCGATTCGAAAGGGATTATCCTTTTTGCGAATGAAGATTTCTGCAAAATCGCGGGTTACAAGCTCGAAGAGCTGATCGGGAAGCCGCACAATATCGTTCGACATCCCGATATGCCCAAAGCCGCGTTCAAGGATTTGTGGGAGACTGTCAAAAGCGGCAGAGTCTGGAAAGGATACGTCAAAAACGCGACCAAAAACGGGGGGTATTACTGGGTCTTCGCGACCGTTTATCCCAACATCGCCTGCGGCGAAAGCGATCACGGCTATATGTCGTGCCGCCGGAAAGCCTCCCCCGCCGAGATCAAAGCGGCAGAAGAACTGTACAAAACAATGCGCTAA
- a CDS encoding replication endonuclease, translated as MEHFKYGLTLHDIEIVDKKISKQINFLKEFILDFGDGAPISLLDSSMSANINPKKYFAEVNNRVNSLFEYSKQLGLYPVFLTITLPDRFHPSSKNYDSSLSVRDGVRHLSDSWRSFRNLKVFSQIKKKTGHNPIYLKVIEPHKSGVPHVHVMLFLPKNFILSMKQIFKRHFSRDGASKYAQDFKYTWSNTSGGAVAYLLKYINKTFKNALEDKMTMEAYYFARHRIIRFTCSRVLVPLYIHRKIKHDPRFRDFLTCTDYYHSGVLYSAFNKKFVLFIDDPNEADQAIYAKNPMIDDLFKKSKTWVPDRIVKHREDTRVPIFIDGKKSSYVFQHKRIYEPVTAIYDYSDWNLLEYYRSLDPDLCDFNHFINVRNLCVSRGLIDSDPLLTQQLFGFDDYKNLCSFS; from the coding sequence ATGGAACATTTTAAATACGGGCTTACGTTGCATGATATAGAAATAGTCGATAAAAAAATATCCAAACAAATTAATTTTTTGAAGGAATTTATTTTAGACTTCGGTGACGGTGCGCCTATTTCTCTTTTAGATTCTTCTATGTCGGCCAATATCAACCCTAAAAAGTATTTTGCCGAGGTTAATAATCGCGTCAATTCTCTTTTTGAATATTCTAAACAGTTGGGTTTATATCCCGTTTTTCTTACGATCACTTTGCCTGATCGGTTTCATCCTTCATCTAAAAATTACGATTCTTCTTTATCTGTTCGTGATGGCGTTCGTCATTTGTCTGATTCTTGGCGTTCTTTTCGTAACTTGAAGGTATTTTCTCAGATAAAGAAAAAGACTGGCCATAATCCTATTTATCTCAAAGTAATTGAGCCTCACAAGTCGGGTGTTCCTCATGTCCATGTAATGCTTTTTCTTCCTAAAAACTTTATTCTTTCAATGAAACAAATCTTTAAACGCCATTTTTCGCGTGACGGTGCTTCTAAGTATGCTCAGGACTTTAAATATACATGGTCTAATACTTCGGGCGGTGCTGTTGCTTATCTGCTTAAATACATCAATAAGACGTTTAAAAACGCTCTTGAAGATAAAATGACTATGGAGGCTTATTATTTTGCCCGTCACCGAATAATACGCTTTACATGCTCTCGTGTGCTGGTTCCATTGTATATTCATCGAAAGATAAAACATGATCCGCGTTTTCGGGATTTTTTGACGTGCACCGATTACTATCATTCGGGTGTGCTCTATTCTGCTTTCAATAAAAAATTTGTTCTTTTTATTGATGATCCTAATGAAGCGGATCAGGCAATTTATGCAAAAAATCCGATGATCGATGATTTATTTAAAAAATCGAAAACCTGGGTACCTGATCGTATTGTTAAACATCGCGAGGATACCAGGGTTCCTATTTTTATCGATGGTAAAAAATCGTCTTATGTTTTTCAGCATAAACGTATTTATGAACCAGTAACGGCGATTTATGATTATTCAGATTGGAATTTATTAGAATATTATCGTTCTCTTGATCCTGATTTATGTGATTTCAATCATTTTATAAATGTTCGTAACCTTTGTGTTTCTCGTGGTCTTATTGATTCTGATCCGCTTTTAACTCAGCAGCTCTTTGGATTTGATGATTATAAAAATCTTTGTTCATTTAGCTGA
- a CDS encoding Rrf2 family transcriptional regulator — translation MSMHFSKTAEYAIRVLIYLHRHDGALQPVSVLHRELGLPYKYLTRLMTRLVKKGLVYAARGRDGGLSLAKSGEEIRLYDILGAIGETSESSRCILGFDSCDAANPCALHDQWTAPNAMIDTMIRSTTLASLSGNVHTRI, via the coding sequence ATGAGTATGCATTTTTCCAAAACCGCCGAATACGCGATCCGGGTTTTGATCTATCTGCATCGTCATGATGGGGCTTTGCAGCCGGTCAGCGTCTTGCACCGCGAGCTTGGTCTCCCCTACAAGTACCTCACCCGGCTCATGACCCGGCTGGTCAAAAAGGGATTAGTGTATGCCGCTCGCGGCAGGGATGGAGGATTGAGTCTGGCAAAAAGCGGTGAAGAGATTCGACTCTACGACATTCTGGGAGCGATCGGCGAAACGTCGGAATCTTCGCGCTGTATCCTCGGTTTCGACTCGTGCGACGCTGCCAATCCGTGCGCACTTCACGATCAGTGGACGGCGCCAAATGCGATGATCGACACGATGATCCGCTCGACCACCCTCGCCTCGCTGAGCGGGAACGTTCATACGCGAATCTAG
- a CDS encoding substrate-binding domain-containing protein gives MRPAGPKTLFVIVIALLAGVMFIVTAPNERPGLTAAPSVSGDTGSSAFDHNRSNHLVYLVSDTRIPYWRIMARGIENAAEGYGYALSVYDARNDPKKELEFTARAIREKATGIVVSPTTSSACTTILKLAEKAGIPVVIADIGTDGGQYVSYIASDNKTGAYRIGQVLTRALKASGRQGGRVGIIAIPQKRLNGQARTAGFMQALEEAGYKGAGIKQQSTFSYQETYDYTQELIARTPDLRAVWLQGSDRYRGALDAIADAGKKNEILLVTFDAEPEFLRLIPEGVLLGSAMQQPYLMGREAVATLDRHLRGYPVEKNRLLPVLAVSADNIAQELPTIRRNVLGIEGESE, from the coding sequence ATGAGGCCAGCCGGACCGAAGACTTTGTTCGTCATTGTGATCGCCCTGCTCGCCGGTGTGATGTTTATCGTAACGGCTCCGAACGAGCGACCCGGGCTCACGGCGGCTCCGTCCGTTTCCGGCGACACGGGATCGTCCGCCTTTGATCACAACCGTTCCAACCATTTGGTGTATCTGGTTTCCGATACCCGGATTCCGTACTGGAGAATCATGGCGCGCGGTATTGAAAACGCGGCCGAGGGCTACGGTTACGCCCTGAGCGTCTACGATGCCCGAAACGACCCCAAAAAAGAGCTTGAGTTCACCGCCCGCGCGATTCGGGAAAAAGCGACCGGGATTGTCGTCTCCCCTACTACCTCCTCGGCCTGTACCACGATTCTCAAGCTGGCCGAAAAAGCGGGGATACCCGTCGTGATCGCCGATATCGGTACGGACGGCGGGCAATACGTCTCCTACATCGCTTCGGACAACAAAACGGGTGCCTACCGCATCGGACAGGTTTTAACCCGTGCCCTCAAAGCATCAGGACGGCAAGGCGGACGTGTCGGAATTATCGCCATACCCCAAAAAAGGCTAAACGGTCAGGCACGCACGGCCGGATTCATGCAGGCTCTTGAAGAAGCGGGATACAAAGGTGCGGGGATCAAACAGCAATCGACCTTTTCGTATCAGGAGACCTACGATTACACGCAAGAGCTGATTGCCCGAACGCCCGATCTTCGTGCCGTCTGGCTGCAAGGTTCGGACCGCTACCGCGGTGCGCTCGACGCGATCGCCGATGCCGGAAAGAAAAACGAAATCCTCCTCGTGACGTTTGACGCCGAACCCGAATTTCTGCGGTTGATACCTGAAGGGGTCCTGTTAGGATCGGCGATGCAGCAGCCCTATCTGATGGGGCGGGAAGCCGTCGCGACGCTGGACCGGCATTTGCGGGGTTATCCGGTCGAAAAAAATCGCCTCCTCCCCGTTTTGGCCGTATCGGCCGACAACATCGCCCAAGAGCTCCCGACCATCCGTCGTAACGTCCTGGGAATCGAAGGAGAATCCGAATGA
- a CDS encoding HPP family protein, translated as MTAHRLESFIAGLGAFLGLSLIGIIAQKAGTMMVIAPFGATAVLLFSAPNSPFSRPLNIFGGYFISTLLGIAVLHYTSGDWLSIGVGLGATIALMHFFRVIHPPAGANFLIVTQGHLSFFLIWPLFAGLILLMVVGLGLQRIMRKIRVQ; from the coding sequence ATGACGGCCCATCGCCTTGAAAGCTTCATAGCGGGCCTCGGGGCCTTTTTGGGCCTCTCCCTGATCGGCATCATCGCCCAAAAAGCGGGAACCATGATGGTTATCGCTCCGTTTGGGGCAACGGCGGTACTGCTTTTCAGCGCCCCTAACAGCCCTTTTTCCAGACCGTTAAACATCTTCGGCGGCTATTTCATCTCTACACTGCTGGGAATCGCGGTACTACACTACACATCGGGCGACTGGCTCAGTATCGGCGTCGGTCTGGGGGCAACCATCGCGCTGATGCATTTTTTCAGGGTGATTCATCCCCCCGCAGGTGCCAATTTCCTGATCGTTACACAGGGGCATCTCTCTTTTTTCCTGATCTGGCCTTTGTTCGCCGGGCTGATATTATTGATGGTGGTCGGACTGGGATTACAGCGGATTATGCGGAAAATACGGGTTCAATAA
- a CDS encoding methyl-accepting chemotaxis protein: MNKTTKNIVIAAVALLGLIIVFAVGSAWAGAAAIALLALTAMWALSSSEGNALLARHLGDFEELLQFKRNQLESVEAAPGSLEDKLNHIAKTHEGILEQDTKVAGEMVLLADKVRRGHFACRVASDSKTPHVHLLRKTMNAMLDATENNLDQAIRVLQALSEGHFATRANVQVEGKMAQMLEKINELAVALQSMEQQNNEAKDVLHSNTQQLRDTIESLRSNQFVELNGMINTTVERIHTVANKEHELSINLQSLAGNAQETKQILITIGDIADQTNLLALNAAIEAARAGEHGRGFAVVADEVRKLAERTQKSLAETAATINILIQAINDNSESLNQNMDEMMDLTKYVGNVDNKMEELLATMDRLS; encoded by the coding sequence ATGAATAAAACGACAAAAAACATTGTAATTGCCGCTGTCGCCCTGCTGGGCCTGATTATCGTCTTTGCCGTCGGTTCGGCATGGGCCGGCGCCGCCGCGATCGCCCTGCTGGCGCTGACCGCGATGTGGGCGCTTTCATCATCGGAGGGGAATGCTCTTTTGGCACGGCATCTGGGCGATTTCGAGGAGCTGTTGCAGTTCAAACGCAATCAGCTCGAATCGGTCGAAGCCGCCCCCGGTAGCCTCGAAGACAAACTGAACCACATCGCCAAAACCCACGAAGGTATCCTCGAGCAGGATACCAAAGTGGCGGGTGAAATGGTACTGTTGGCGGATAAAGTGCGCCGCGGCCATTTCGCCTGTCGTGTCGCCAGCGACAGCAAAACGCCGCACGTCCATCTCCTGCGTAAAACGATGAACGCGATGCTCGATGCGACCGAAAACAACCTCGATCAGGCGATTCGGGTTTTGCAGGCGTTGAGCGAGGGACATTTCGCCACGCGGGCCAACGTGCAGGTCGAAGGAAAAATGGCGCAGATGCTCGAAAAAATCAACGAGCTCGCGGTGGCACTGCAGTCAATGGAACAGCAGAACAACGAAGCCAAAGATGTACTGCACAGCAATACCCAGCAGCTGCGCGACACGATCGAAAGCCTCCGCTCGAACCAGTTCGTCGAGCTCAACGGGATGATTAATACGACCGTCGAACGGATCCATACCGTCGCCAACAAAGAGCATGAACTCTCGATCAACCTGCAGTCGCTGGCCGGCAATGCCCAGGAGACCAAGCAGATCCTCATCACGATCGGCGACATCGCCGACCAGACCAACTTGCTCGCTCTCAATGCGGCGATCGAAGCGGCACGTGCCGGGGAACACGGACGCGGATTCGCCGTCGTCGCCGACGAAGTGCGCAAACTGGCCGAACGAACGCAAAAAAGCCTTGCCGAAACGGCGGCAACGATCAATATTCTGATTCAGGCCATCAACGATAACAGCGAATCGCTTAACCAGAACATGGACGAAATGATGGATCTGACCAAATACGTCGGAAACGTCGACAACAAAATGGAAGAACTCCTCGCTACGATGGATCGCCTCAGCTGA
- a CDS encoding zonular occludens toxin domain-containing protein produces MLECDFGVPGSGKSYKAVYTIYETFLNDKSDRYGKKDLFYTNIHEFKFDRFPNKGFPFVPNTLISQLSQLRLLDIQGKSKDEIIELARSMNLFNCLIVWDESQTFFSKKNDVLLWWVEFHRHLHHDIILIAQVPRRILSEYKENGDLFFKAVPPSLRTTNSLKYKRYGTFNMYKGEVIDTISLKPDPNIFALYKSGANEKPKKVIYKFVFLALFFAFVVFSIFAYVTSSMGSDSNSTSSDSSSSVRSVVDPTLGTVTVACVGFDCSYLGQSVSLADLNVKQKEFGVYPLTTSQISEGVFLREYPNHVDFIKGVFNVSLSVSDSD; encoded by the coding sequence ATGCTTGAATGTGATTTCGGTGTCCCCGGATCGGGTAAGTCTTACAAGGCTGTATATACGATCTATGAAACCTTTTTGAATGATAAATCGGATCGATACGGTAAAAAGGATCTCTTTTATACGAACATACATGAGTTTAAATTTGATCGTTTCCCGAACAAGGGCTTTCCTTTTGTTCCTAATACTTTGATTTCTCAGCTTTCCCAGCTTCGTTTGTTGGATATTCAGGGTAAGTCGAAGGACGAAATTATCGAACTGGCGCGTTCGATGAATCTTTTTAACTGTCTGATTGTTTGGGACGAGTCACAAACCTTTTTTAGTAAAAAAAACGACGTTCTTTTGTGGTGGGTGGAGTTTCATCGCCATTTACACCATGATATTATTCTGATCGCTCAGGTTCCTCGCCGTATTCTTTCCGAGTATAAGGAAAACGGTGATCTTTTCTTTAAAGCGGTTCCCCCGTCCCTTCGCACTACAAATTCTTTAAAATACAAGCGATATGGTACATTCAACATGTATAAGGGAGAGGTAATCGATACCATTTCGCTAAAACCTGATCCTAATATTTTCGCTCTTTACAAGTCGGGTGCAAATGAAAAACCGAAAAAGGTAATTTACAAATTCGTTTTTTTGGCTCTCTTTTTTGCTTTTGTTGTTTTTTCTATTTTTGCTTATGTCACCTCGTCTATGGGTTCCGATTCTAACTCTACTTCGTCCGATTCTTCATCTTCTGTTCGTTCTGTTGTTGATCCTACTTTAGGGACGGTTACGGTCGCTTGTGTGGGTTTTGATTGTTCTTATCTCGGTCAATCTGTTTCATTGGCTGATCTGAACGTAAAGCAAAAAGAGTTTGGCGTTTATCCGCTCACTACTTCACAAATTTCCGAGGGTGTTTTCCTTCGCGAATATCCTAATCACGTTGATTTCATTAAAGGGGTTTTCAATGTTTCGCTTTCTGTTTCCGATTCTGATTAG